The Crocinitomicaceae bacterium genome includes a region encoding these proteins:
- a CDS encoding tetratricopeptide repeat protein, with translation MRVPVFLALIFFLLTQRALCVNVDSIRQVAINSSDVNAQLKAMLSLSSYYLRTDTLASKQWSATALSLAREEKNISGIILSHESFGRYYTEQGRYDSALYYLEYAIANYNTSDFANEIAACYISIGNVYDIQSDYQKALEAYLKAEEQYQVNNYKHGIGLAQMGIGNIYTTTGQHDEAKIYFRRSYQNLLELSEIYASWSMNNLATAMTELGEYDSAIFFFEKSLEIKLKNNDVYGASYTYTDLGALYFKLNEFDLALSYYLKALETKETLEGISKETLSKSYLDMGTIYYKKKNYLSAIFYAEQSLNYAIDCSSVLYQSHAFELLADLYQVTGDYKKGCEMLSTLIELKDSVQKSLYNQNLSELRTKYDLEQKQKEIELLNTSNRLSQLEAEQARAKTRVMMFYLIGSVVVILVVTILGISLFRTVRAKNLANTLLKKTNTEVQLQKEIVEEKNKEIMDSINYAKRIQNAILPSTRIIAENLPQSFILYKPKDIVAGDFYWLEKREDLIFFAAADCTGHGVPGAMVSVICNNGLNRSVREHKITDPGKILDKTREIIICEFEKSDDEVKDGMDISLVVLQKNPIAQDDIKDQRYLLKWAGANNPLWIFRKEKEEIEEIKADKQPIGKFSAGTPFTTHTLEVCTGDTLYIFTDGFQDQFGGEKGKKYKSANFKNLLLSIANQPMDIQKQLLAENLESWRGTLEQVDDVCVVGVRV, from the coding sequence ATGCGCGTTCCTGTTTTTTTAGCACTGATTTTTTTTCTTTTGACTCAACGTGCGCTCTGCGTAAATGTTGATAGTATTAGGCAAGTTGCCATCAATTCATCAGATGTGAATGCACAACTCAAAGCTATGTTATCCTTGTCGTCATATTATTTACGTACAGATACGCTTGCATCAAAACAATGGTCGGCTACTGCACTTTCTTTGGCGCGTGAAGAAAAAAATATCAGCGGCATCATTCTGAGTCATGAGAGTTTTGGAAGATATTATACGGAGCAAGGCAGATATGATTCTGCTCTGTACTATCTTGAATATGCAATTGCCAATTACAACACATCTGACTTTGCAAACGAAATTGCAGCATGTTATATATCTATAGGTAATGTCTATGATATACAGTCTGACTATCAAAAGGCACTAGAGGCATACTTAAAAGCTGAAGAACAATATCAGGTCAATAATTATAAACACGGCATTGGATTGGCACAAATGGGTATCGGAAATATCTACACAACAACCGGGCAGCATGATGAGGCTAAAATATATTTCAGACGCAGCTACCAGAATTTACTTGAATTAAGTGAAATATATGCATCGTGGTCAATGAATAATCTTGCTACTGCAATGACTGAGTTGGGTGAGTATGATTCTGCTATTTTCTTTTTTGAAAAATCATTAGAGATAAAATTAAAAAATAATGACGTCTATGGCGCTTCATATACCTATACTGATCTTGGTGCACTGTATTTTAAACTCAATGAATTTGATTTGGCCTTGTCTTATTACCTAAAGGCTCTGGAAACAAAAGAAACCCTTGAAGGCATAAGCAAAGAAACGCTGAGTAAATCATACCTGGATATGGGGACCATTTATTACAAGAAAAAAAATTATCTCTCGGCCATTTTTTATGCTGAACAGTCGCTTAATTACGCTATTGATTGTTCTTCTGTGCTCTATCAGTCACATGCATTTGAATTGTTAGCAGATCTCTATCAGGTAACCGGTGATTATAAAAAAGGCTGTGAGATGTTGAGCACTTTGATTGAATTGAAAGATTCTGTTCAAAAGTCATTATACAATCAAAATCTTAGCGAATTGAGAACGAAATATGATCTTGAACAAAAACAAAAAGAAATTGAATTGTTAAATACATCTAACAGATTATCTCAATTAGAAGCGGAACAAGCGCGTGCAAAAACCCGTGTCATGATGTTTTACCTCATTGGATCGGTTGTGGTAATTCTGGTAGTAACTATTTTGGGGATTTCACTTTTTCGCACCGTTCGCGCAAAAAATTTAGCCAACACTTTACTTAAAAAAACAAATACTGAGGTGCAACTCCAAAAAGAAATTGTGGAGGAGAAGAATAAAGAAATCATGGATTCTATTAATTACGCAAAGCGAATCCAGAATGCCATTCTGCCATCAACACGAATTATTGCAGAAAATTTACCTCAGAGTTTTATTTTATATAAACCTAAAGATATTGTAGCAGGAGATTTTTACTGGCTTGAAAAAAGAGAGGATTTGATTTTTTTTGCTGCGGCTGATTGTACCGGACATGGTGTGCCGGGAGCCATGGTATCCGTGATTTGTAACAACGGACTCAACAGAAGCGTGCGTGAACACAAGATTACTGACCCGGGTAAAATTTTAGATAAGACAAGAGAAATTATTATTTGTGAATTTGAGAAAAGTGATGATGAAGTAAAGGATGGTATGGATATTTCATTGGTGGTACTTCAAAAAAATCCAATTGCGCAAGACGATATAAAAGATCAGCGCTATCTTTTAAAGTGGGCTGGTGCCAATAATCCACTTTGGATTTTCAGAAAAGAAAAAGAAGAGATAGAAGAAATTAAAGCAGATAAACAACCCATCGGAAAATTCTCAGCCGGAACACCTTTCACAACGCATACACTTGAGGTGTGCACTGGAGATACTTTGTATATTTTTACCGATGGATTTCAAGATCAATTCGGTGGTGAAAAGGGAAAAAAGTATAAGTCAGCTAACTTTAAAAATTTATTGCTTTCAATTGCTAACCAACCAATGGATATTCAAAAACAATTGTTAGCAGAAAACCTTGAGTCGTGGAGAGGAACTTTAGAGCAGGTGGATGACGTCTGTGTTGTCGGAGTCCGAGTATAG
- a CDS encoding VWA domain-containing protein has translation MTVMITKQTQQKILFSFLSIVLFSCTGNDLVSEENENTIIKDTVEAKTAHHVSAASKNTIKLALLLDTSNSMDGLIEQAKSQLWKIVNALSEAKKDDEFATLEIALYEYGNDDLEAREGYVRQVLPFTTDLDTLSHELFALTTNGGEEYCGEVIEQSLEQLIWADDTQCLQVIVIAGNEPFSQGKTNYQNSCETAISNGVFINTIFCGDMEEGIETKWKDGADLAEGYYGNIDMDEATIYIETPFDEEINALNESLNETYIPIGTKGFNKMNIMQSEDVNASYYGSSNSTERVIVKGNKNLYKNSSWDLVDASEQPGFKLSDIEVEELPKVMREMSYPEREKYLEKMKLKREEIQEEIRTLADKREKYIQEKKKEMADSGQDSFEDAIISAVKQQAIRKGFVFDVD, from the coding sequence ATGACAGTTATGATAACTAAACAAACTCAACAAAAAATTTTGTTTTCTTTTTTGTCTATCGTATTATTCTCATGTACAGGGAATGATTTAGTATCAGAAGAAAATGAAAATACTATTATTAAAGATACGGTAGAAGCCAAGACAGCTCATCATGTCTCGGCGGCCAGTAAAAACACCATCAAACTAGCACTGCTTCTTGATACAAGCAATAGCATGGACGGGCTCATTGAGCAAGCAAAATCTCAACTATGGAAAATTGTAAACGCTTTGTCTGAAGCAAAAAAAGATGATGAGTTTGCAACACTTGAAATTGCATTGTATGAATACGGCAATGATGATTTGGAAGCAAGAGAAGGTTACGTAAGACAAGTGTTACCTTTCACTACTGACCTTGATACGTTGTCGCATGAATTGTTTGCCTTAACTACAAATGGGGGAGAAGAATATTGCGGTGAAGTAATAGAACAATCACTTGAACAGTTAATTTGGGCTGACGATACACAATGTTTGCAAGTCATCGTGATTGCTGGAAATGAACCTTTTTCTCAAGGAAAAACCAACTACCAAAACTCATGTGAAACAGCAATTTCGAATGGAGTTTTTATCAATACGATTTTTTGCGGAGATATGGAAGAAGGAATTGAAACAAAATGGAAAGATGGGGCTGATCTGGCTGAAGGTTATTATGGTAATATTGATATGGATGAAGCTACAATCTATATTGAGACTCCCTTCGATGAAGAAATCAATGCCCTGAATGAATCATTGAATGAAACGTATATTCCTATTGGCACCAAAGGATTCAATAAAATGAATATCATGCAATCAGAAGATGTAAACGCATCCTATTATGGTAGTTCAAATTCTACAGAGCGCGTTATCGTAAAAGGGAATAAAAATCTTTACAAAAATTCAAGTTGGGATTTAGTTGATGCAAGTGAACAACCCGGGTTTAAACTTTCTGATATCGAAGTAGAAGAATTGCCAAAGGTAATGCGAGAAATGTCTTATCCTGAGAGAGAAAAATATCTTGAGAAAATGAAATTAAAACGAGAAGAAATTCAGGAAGAAATCAGAACACTTGCAGATAAACGTGAGAAATACATTCAGGAAAAGAAAAAAGAAATGGCAGATTCTGGTCAGGATAGTTTTGAGGATGCCATAATCAGTGCAGTTAAACAACAGGCAATACGCAAGGGATTCGTGTTTGATGTAGATTGA
- a CDS encoding gliding motility-associated C-terminal domain-containing protein — translation MSQGNWLRSAGNNMGEETKDAVFDSNGDLVMTGFFNGTFNTGVSTLTSLGNTDIFIMKTDDAGDPIWAVQAGGTGVDKANAIAEDNAGNTYITGYFQSNATFGSINVSGAGYEAFVAKIDQNGNFIWVTTFGGAYGDIGHGITVDNAGNVVCVGEYKGTATFGPDVLTSMNNSTTGTPTYDVFITKLNSSGNFVWTEDGNANQDDRGLEVTTDAANNIYVIGQFSEDITFQTTHSSTLLNAGFIVAYSSAGTELWFDKMWGGQILLADIKFGGGNLYVTGDYQNTLLVEDVSGIQSFSAADQYNIFTAQISTSGEFNWLSANYSASELHSNQLTLDASNNIYITGDFMCTFTEMNDVYGASTFLSVGFEDVHYIKYNSSGVFQWARQVASNQADYCEAITVKTVDKPVLVGYFEGVFYVPAGSTFSFLPGQQVNFSFTNCSDANYGNFAKTNNAGQRDIFWTSPYDPNRDPFDYYEKNPGISCDLLTYEPCIGDEIVFNQCLDTLEGCAPVTATLHDFMLGDIHPLYFTVWSNGGGGMSSAYSSNGYAWATTTTQDNCYTWKDSVYIVVLPEPDPPLISDSWNFNDYNAITNPIDTCDADSVFIWASPSGGSNDSIVWEGNVNGVNDSTILVDNSGTYSVYAVNEYGCVSGSNSVVVVINNFALHDTLDPQISYDDGNILDDDSTLSCILPYCVNVFLVDSAFTNQWGTLPNLYSVWFVDGVFLDTLQHNSDDTLLVQSPTTQNVCVNTTGWHEVMAQLFNDCGDTVFYELVDSFYVDTIPQPIVVVDGPASACPGDTVMITAVYNTADVTWTGTQIIANYGDSVLAVFSPTTGINVFANVDTTVQGITCTNSAAYGFPAIPVPQITVDPIDGVVCPGDSVLLTVTGGVAWQWIGPTGDSLGTNPTQYASDIGEYFCYVTTADGCVVNSEFESTVAYSSPTLYLWDPVICAGDSAMIQVLGPGNTVINWLAPLGGSSFVEYAYAEGWYYCETQYCGITKTDSVFVDMSFPLSGWSMPNDTTICPYDTLTINAPAGFSEYYWNGIIGTNSFQVLDSGDYYLHVIDINGCEDFSDTLQVEYHQLPNPPVASDTTICPGTDALLNAVGSGSITWYSASGNFISAGTFLPVTNVLSNVNYFVTNSDAFCESLPDTASIILFNDNVVSDFNILDTCGSLSVQVQNTGTSGLSYYWYFGDNTNASGSVANHTYPSNNTYTISLVTTDPVCGFEDSTAQQVTVYGQSINAVFNDPTCHQFSDASLTLFLIDGVGGETFLIEDDLGAQVNSTGSNTANNLNAGWYYYFVALGPGCTLTDSVFIPDPAAIDADLNLTHALCYGGTGSAIVDTVYNWQGDYANISFIWNPNPGGVGGIWADSSFNMPAGTYVLTVNDDHGCSNVIDFIITQPDSLIFVELGSDPAYCRTFSYQSGNGVVYAAVSGGTPDYTYEWTNLQTGASVIFSTWGGLNPGDYQILVTDENGCTLTEIVHVDSLNPIADFDMSSLYFISGYSGNSPLEVHFDNLSLYYANPNDPFADTTFYWNFDYDNIPWVISHDINETFDTVYTTGVYTICLTAVNKNGCADTLCRELIVYDSVDIAPPNVFTPDGDGINDEFTFYYKSIGIETVECIVVNRWGVTVREFYNVNDSWDGTDRNGDQCTDGVYFYVYRGVGFNGTEFQGQGTVTLIRN, via the coding sequence ATGAGTCAAGGTAATTGGCTGCGTTCTGCCGGTAATAATATGGGAGAAGAAACCAAAGATGCTGTATTTGATTCAAACGGAGATTTGGTGATGACCGGTTTCTTCAACGGAACATTTAATACCGGTGTTTCAACTCTGACTTCTTTAGGTAATACAGATATTTTCATCATGAAAACGGATGATGCCGGTGATCCAATCTGGGCTGTGCAAGCTGGCGGAACAGGCGTTGATAAAGCAAATGCCATTGCTGAAGATAATGCAGGTAACACGTATATCACAGGCTATTTTCAAAGTAATGCAACGTTTGGCAGTATCAATGTGAGTGGGGCAGGGTATGAAGCTTTTGTTGCAAAAATAGATCAGAACGGAAATTTTATTTGGGTCACAACCTTTGGTGGTGCTTATGGTGATATAGGGCACGGTATCACTGTTGACAATGCAGGCAACGTTGTTTGTGTTGGTGAATATAAGGGCACCGCAACGTTTGGTCCTGATGTACTTACCAGCATGAATAATTCTACAACTGGTACTCCCACGTATGATGTTTTCATTACCAAACTAAATAGCAGTGGAAATTTTGTTTGGACTGAAGATGGCAATGCAAATCAAGATGACAGAGGATTGGAAGTAACAACCGATGCAGCAAATAATATTTATGTCATTGGTCAATTTTCTGAAGACATTACTTTTCAAACCACACATTCGTCAACATTACTCAATGCAGGATTTATAGTAGCATACAGTAGTGCCGGAACCGAACTTTGGTTTGACAAAATGTGGGGCGGGCAAATATTACTTGCTGATATAAAATTTGGTGGAGGTAATTTATACGTGACAGGTGATTATCAAAATACCTTGCTTGTTGAAGACGTAAGTGGGATCCAAAGTTTTTCAGCCGCTGATCAATACAATATTTTTACAGCTCAGATTTCAACCTCAGGTGAATTCAACTGGTTGTCCGCAAATTATTCTGCGTCTGAATTGCACTCAAATCAATTAACGTTAGATGCGTCAAATAATATTTATATCACCGGTGATTTCATGTGTACGTTTACTGAAATGAATGATGTGTATGGTGCTTCCACTTTTTTATCTGTTGGTTTTGAAGATGTGCATTATATCAAATACAACTCGTCAGGTGTATTTCAGTGGGCAAGACAAGTAGCAAGCAACCAGGCAGATTATTGTGAAGCAATTACTGTAAAAACTGTTGACAAACCGGTTCTAGTTGGGTATTTTGAAGGTGTATTTTACGTACCTGCCGGTTCAACTTTTTCTTTTCTACCTGGTCAACAAGTAAATTTTTCTTTCACCAATTGCAGTGATGCCAACTACGGAAATTTTGCTAAAACAAACAATGCAGGTCAACGTGATATTTTTTGGACAAGTCCCTACGATCCCAATCGTGATCCTTTTGACTATTATGAAAAAAATCCCGGAATATCATGTGATCTTCTAACATACGAACCGTGCATAGGTGATGAAATAGTTTTTAATCAATGTCTTGATACACTTGAAGGCTGCGCACCGGTTACGGCAACTTTGCATGATTTTATGCTCGGTGATATACACCCGCTTTATTTTACTGTTTGGAGCAATGGTGGTGGTGGAATGTCATCAGCGTATTCTTCAAACGGATATGCTTGGGCAACCACAACAACACAAGATAATTGTTATACATGGAAAGACTCCGTATATATTGTTGTTCTACCTGAACCTGATCCTCCGCTCATTTCTGATAGCTGGAATTTTAATGATTACAATGCTATTACCAATCCAATTGACACGTGTGATGCAGATTCTGTTTTTATTTGGGCAAGTCCATCAGGTGGTTCAAATGATTCCATTGTATGGGAAGGTAATGTTAACGGAGTAAATGATTCAACTATTCTCGTTGACAATTCCGGAACGTATAGTGTGTATGCCGTCAATGAATATGGATGCGTTTCTGGTAGTAATTCTGTTGTGGTTGTGATCAATAATTTTGCTTTGCATGACACGCTTGATCCTCAAATTTCGTATGACGACGGCAATATTTTAGATGATGATTCTACTCTCTCATGCATCTTGCCATATTGTGTGAATGTATTTTTGGTTGACAGCGCTTTTACTAATCAATGGGGTACTTTACCTAATCTTTATTCTGTCTGGTTTGTTGATGGAGTGTTTTTAGATACCCTTCAACATAATTCAGATGATACCTTATTAGTGCAGTCACCCACAACGCAAAATGTTTGTGTAAACACCACCGGTTGGCATGAGGTAATGGCACAACTTTTTAATGATTGTGGTGATACCGTTTTTTACGAATTGGTAGATAGTTTTTATGTTGATACTATTCCGCAACCTATTGTTGTTGTTGATGGTCCCGCAAGTGCTTGTCCGGGTGATACCGTTATGATTACAGCAGTTTACAACACTGCTGATGTGACTTGGACCGGTACTCAGATCATAGCAAATTATGGTGATTCTGTGCTCGCTGTATTTAGTCCAACAACGGGCATTAATGTATTTGCAAATGTTGACACTACAGTGCAAGGTATCACGTGTACTAATTCTGCCGCGTATGGTTTTCCTGCTATTCCTGTTCCGCAAATTACAGTTGACCCAATTGATGGGGTGGTGTGTCCGGGTGATTCTGTTTTACTCACTGTTACAGGAGGTGTAGCTTGGCAATGGATTGGTCCAACCGGAGACTCCTTAGGAACAAATCCTACACAATATGCATCTGATATTGGAGAATATTTTTGTTACGTAACAACTGCTGATGGTTGCGTGGTGAATTCTGAATTTGAATCTACAGTTGCATATAGTTCTCCAACTTTATATTTATGGGATCCGGTAATTTGTGCAGGCGATAGTGCCATGATTCAAGTGCTGGGTCCGGGTAACACCGTTATTAACTGGCTTGCTCCGTTGGGCGGTTCTTCTTTTGTTGAATATGCGTATGCTGAAGGTTGGTATTATTGTGAAACTCAGTATTGCGGAATTACTAAAACAGACAGCGTATTTGTTGATATGAGTTTCCCACTCAGCGGATGGAGTATGCCAAATGATACTACTATTTGTCCTTACGATACGTTAACAATAAATGCGCCTGCAGGTTTTTCTGAATATTATTGGAATGGCATTATCGGCACAAACAGTTTTCAAGTTTTAGATTCAGGCGATTATTATTTACACGTAATTGATATCAATGGTTGTGAAGATTTTTCAGACACATTGCAGGTTGAATATCACCAGTTGCCAAATCCTCCGGTAGCTAGTGATACAACAATTTGTCCGGGCACTGATGCGCTGTTGAATGCAGTTGGTTCAGGCAGTATCACCTGGTATTCAGCTTCCGGAAATTTTATTTCAGCCGGAACATTTCTTCCCGTAACTAACGTGTTGAGTAATGTAAATTATTTTGTTACAAACAGTGATGCTTTTTGTGAAAGCTTACCTGATACGGCAAGTATTATTTTGTTTAATGATAATGTAGTATCAGATTTTAATATTCTGGATACATGCGGCTCTCTCAGTGTGCAGGTGCAAAATACAGGCACGTCCGGTTTGTCATACTATTGGTATTTTGGAGATAATACAAATGCATCGGGTTCAGTTGCAAATCACACGTATCCTTCAAATAATACATACACAATTTCATTGGTAACAACTGACCCAGTTTGTGGTTTTGAAGATTCAACAGCACAACAGGTGACGGTTTATGGGCAATCAATTAATGCGGTGTTTAATGATCCAACCTGTCATCAATTTTCTGATGCATCATTGACTTTATTTTTGATTGATGGTGTTGGTGGAGAAACATTTTTAATTGAAGATGATTTGGGTGCACAAGTTAATAGCACAGGTAGCAATACGGCAAATAATTTGAACGCAGGATGGTACTATTATTTTGTTGCCCTGGGCCCTGGTTGCACCTTGACTGATTCTGTTTTTATTCCTGATCCTGCGGCCATTGATGCTGATCTGAATTTGACACACGCATTGTGTTATGGTGGTACAGGTTCAGCTATTGTTGATACGGTGTATAACTGGCAAGGTGATTATGCTAATATTAGTTTTATCTGGAATCCAAACCCGGGTGGAGTTGGTGGAATTTGGGCAGATAGTTCATTCAATATGCCGGCCGGAACTTATGTACTGACCGTGAATGATGACCATGGTTGTTCTAATGTGATTGATTTTATTATCACGCAACCAGACTCACTCATCTTTGTTGAACTTGGATCTGATCCGGCGTACTGCAGAACATTTTCTTACCAGTCAGGTAATGGAGTTGTGTATGCCGCAGTGTCTGGTGGTACGCCTGATTATACGTATGAATGGACCAATTTACAGACCGGTGCTAGCGTGATTTTTTCTACTTGGGGTGGTTTAAATCCGGGTGATTATCAAATTTTAGTTACTGATGAAAACGGCTGCACGCTCACTGAAATTGTACATGTTGATTCACTAAATCCAATTGCTGATTTTGACATGAGTTCGTTGTATTTCATTTCAGGGTATTCAGGAAATTCTCCGCTTGAAGTGCACTTTGATAATCTCTCGCTCTATTACGCAAATCCTAATGATCCATTTGCTGATACAACCTTTTACTGGAATTTTGATTACGACAATATTCCATGGGTAATTTCTCATGATATCAATGAAACATTTGATACAGTTTATACCACCGGTGTGTATACTATTTGTCTCACGGCAGTGAATAAAAATGGATGCGCAGATACACTTTGTCGTGAGTTGATTGTGTATGATTCAGTTGATATTGCACCGCCAAATGTGTTCACACCTGATGGTGATGGTATCAATGACGAATTTACTTTTTACTATAAATCCATCGGAATTGAAACGGTTGAATGCATTGTAGTAAACCGCTGGGGAGTTACCGTGCGTGAGTTCTATAATGTCAATGACAGTTGGGACGGCACTGACCGAAACGGAGATCAATGCACCGATGGTGTCTATTTTTATGTCTATCGTGGGGTAGGTTTCAATGGCACCGAATTTCAAGGTCAGGGTACTGTTACGTTGATCAGGAATTGA
- a CDS encoding DUF1987 domain-containing protein — translation MEDLILKASTKTPEINFKGESGQLELSGRSIPEISFEFYQPVIDWVDAYGKNPQEETMVHAKFEYFNTSSSKQILDVFKKLENIHLNGKSRVKVKWFVSEEDEAMQEAGEEYKMLLKLPFEIVPVPDSDQEKRG, via the coding sequence ATTGAAGACTTGATATTAAAGGCCAGCACAAAAACACCTGAAATTAATTTCAAAGGTGAATCAGGTCAGTTAGAATTATCAGGCAGATCTATTCCGGAAATTTCATTTGAGTTTTATCAACCAGTTATTGATTGGGTAGATGCGTACGGCAAAAATCCACAAGAAGAAACCATGGTGCATGCCAAGTTTGAATATTTCAACACCAGCTCATCAAAACAAATTTTAGACGTCTTCAAAAAATTGGAGAATATTCATTTAAATGGTAAATCTCGTGTGAAAGTAAAATGGTTTGTATCAGAAGAAGATGAAGCCATGCAAGAAGCCGGCGAAGAATATAAAATGCTTTTGAAATTACCTTTTGAAATTGTTCCGGTTCCTGACAGTGATCAAGAGAAGAGGGGTTAG
- a CDS encoding DUF1801 domain-containing protein has translation MKKEIQEDVFNYFVRFPESVQKRFMQIRSIIYKVCPDCEELISYGMPAYILNKKPLVYYAAYENHIGFYATPTGHVKFKKELAGYKQGKGSVQFPLKEKLPLDLIERIVQFRKEENTN, from the coding sequence ATGAAAAAGGAAATTCAAGAGGATGTATTCAATTATTTTGTCCGGTTTCCAGAATCGGTTCAAAAAAGATTCATGCAAATTCGTTCAATCATCTACAAGGTTTGCCCAGATTGTGAAGAGCTCATTTCATATGGCATGCCTGCATATATATTGAATAAAAAACCATTGGTATATTACGCCGCTTATGAAAATCATATCGGATTCTACGCAACACCAACCGGACACGTAAAATTTAAAAAAGAATTAGCAGGTTATAAACAAGGGAAAGGGTCTGTCCAGTTCCCGCTTAAGGAAAAACTACCGCTTGATTTAATTGAACGCATTGTGCAGTTCAGAAAAGAAGAAAATACGAACTAA
- the purB gene encoding adenylosuccinate lyase, whose protein sequence is MNKLRAISPIDGRYRDKVEKLADYFSEFALIRYRVLVEVEYFIALTELDIKMLKDFPKKSVAELRKVYQEFSESDAQKIKDTEKITNHDVKAVEYFIKEKFSKLGLSKYEEFVHFGLTSQDINNTAIPMSLKDAVYEEFLPLLDHLIHTLNDYAQEWKDIPMLARTHGQPASPTRLGKEIYVFVERLDVQKRQLLAVPFSAKFGGATGNMNAHFVAFPEIDWVRFANNFVNNTLQIERSQTTTQIEHYDNAASLFDALKRINNILLDLDRDMWTYISMDYFKQKIKKGEIGSSAMPHKVNPIDFENSEGNIGIANALFEHLAAKLPVSRLQRDLTDSTVLRNVGMPIAHSLIALQSTLKGMSKLVLNEQKLQADLDSNWAVVAEAIQTILRREGYPKPYEALKDLTRTNTVINKESISIFIEELNVSEKVKKELRKISPHNFTGINMVD, encoded by the coding sequence ATGAATAAACTCAGGGCAATATCTCCAATTGATGGAAGATACCGTGACAAGGTTGAAAAACTTGCTGATTATTTTTCTGAATTCGCTTTGATACGTTACCGCGTATTGGTAGAGGTTGAATATTTTATTGCATTAACCGAACTAGATATTAAAATGCTCAAAGATTTTCCAAAAAAATCAGTAGCAGAGTTAAGAAAAGTTTATCAGGAATTTTCAGAGTCAGATGCGCAGAAAATTAAAGACACTGAAAAAATCACCAATCATGATGTAAAAGCGGTTGAATATTTCATCAAAGAAAAATTCAGCAAATTGGGCTTGTCAAAATATGAAGAGTTTGTTCATTTTGGACTCACCTCACAAGACATTAACAATACTGCCATCCCCATGTCATTGAAAGATGCCGTGTATGAAGAGTTTCTTCCACTGCTTGATCATTTGATTCACACGTTGAATGATTATGCACAAGAATGGAAAGACATTCCAATGCTTGCCCGCACACATGGACAACCGGCTTCACCAACCCGACTTGGTAAAGAGATTTATGTTTTTGTTGAGCGCTTAGATGTGCAAAAAAGACAATTGCTTGCGGTACCTTTCTCAGCAAAATTCGGCGGTGCCACCGGAAATATGAATGCTCACTTTGTAGCGTTCCCTGAAATTGACTGGGTTCGCTTTGCCAATAATTTTGTAAATAACACCTTACAAATTGAACGCAGTCAAACCACTACGCAAATTGAACACTATGATAACGCTGCATCTTTGTTTGATGCCTTAAAGCGAATCAATAATATTTTGTTAGATCTTGACCGTGATATGTGGACTTATATTTCCATGGATTACTTCAAGCAAAAAATAAAAAAAGGAGAAATTGGTTCATCTGCCATGCCTCACAAAGTAAATCCAATTGACTTTGAAAATTCAGAAGGAAATATTGGAATTGCCAATGCACTATTTGAACATCTTGCAGCCAAATTACCGGTATCAAGACTTCAACGCGATCTCACTGACAGCACAGTATTGCGGAATGTAGGCATGCCAATAGCTCACTCGCTTATTGCGCTCCAATCTACCTTGAAAGGTATGAGTAAATTGGTATTGAATGAGCAAAAATTGCAAGCGGACTTGGACTCAAATTGGGCAGTGGTAGCTGAAGCAATTCAAACCATTTTGCGTCGTGAAGGATATCCAAAACCTTATGAAGCATTGAAAGATTTAACCAGGACAAATACGGTGATCAACAAAGAGAGTATTTCAATATTCATTGAAGAACTCAATGTTTCAGAAAAAGTAAAAAAAGAACTTCGCAAAATCAGTCCACATAATTTTACCGGAATAAACATGGTTGATTAA